The segment TGCGACTTCACTCATGGCGTTTCCGATGAGTTTAAGACGCCGAGAGCCGTTCCGAGGAAGCCCAATGTTTCTGCATTTATGGCCATGCTCGGCCTCCCTCCCATGCGTCTCAACCCCCTCTTGCCTTCCTCAGGTTCCCTACTtctacccttttttttttcctgtttttttttttttttatttctttaaggATAAAACGGTAATTTACCATCAACTAACATTgaaagaataattaattaattcgaGTAAAATTACTCTTTTATATATGTgtaatcttctttttattgattatgacataaaaataaattctattttgaCGTAGATGTGAATTAGGTACACTTTTTTTTCATGgatattgaaatttagaaacGTGTAttaaaaagggtaaaaattatttgaatattaaacGTCAATTTTACTacttatcaaattattttgaatatttcacgggtttttactatattttatgtaattatatatttctattgataattgaattaaaaatatagcttttaaattatttttataaagtaatatccattaataaaaatcttaatcttaagctaaagagagaaatatatatatatatatatatatattataaatttttatttgaattagttcatatatataattagattaaaaaaacaaattttatttattttaaagggaatgtttatttaatttacctAAGCTAAAATTAtagattctttttattaataattagatacataagaataaataaaaaataaaaaaaataaaaaaaaacaagagagacGACAAAATTAGAAAAGCTGTTAAAAGCACAACTNGCACAATTATGAGTGgagacaaaattaaaaagtgattttatATAAaggtttattattatattctcaaataaaaataaaaacatttgacCCATTGACGCGACTTCTCGAACACAACCCCAGCCTAGTGGACGCtctgtattaaaaaaaataaaccatcCACGTTTTGCCACGTCATCTTCCAAATTTGACACCGTGTAAAtgtatatttcataaataaaatcttttaaaaagcTCCAAACGAAAGCGACATGTCCTCGGGTCATGGATTCCAAATTTAAAGCCTAAATTTATTTACCTTTAATTTAGTTTCGAGCTGTACAGTTGAATATATTGTGTGCCTTAAATAATTTTGCTtgtggttttattttatttacggtttaaaatgttttttcctttgtattttgaattttttcttcttgaaaaccttaaataaataataataataataataataataataatataagaatattattatacTCAACCAAATAAAATCAAACGTCGTTTTCCGCCGCTTTTAAGTCTTATtcgtatttttaaatattttaaatttgataaattaagaaatagtgttttattataataaaaagtaataataaatttatttatttttgtttccagTAGAGAATTCGGAGGGATTCCAATTCTCCGGCGAGGAGTCGTCTCCGCCATTAAACGAAGGCGAAGTTTCTCAGTTCCAAACTCACCatagaaagaaggaaaaatctcAGCGATCTGTGGATTCGACTTTCCTTCATTTTCCGTCGCTTTCTCGGCATTTTCCTTCGACTTTCCGATCGGCGATCCTCAACGCGCAGCGGCAATACGGTACGATTTCGATCTCTCTGTTGAGTTTTGCTGAATCTTTTCATCGTTTTCGAATCGTAGCGATTCCGATATGTTCTTCGGTGCGTTTGTTCTTGAGGTCACTCTGCGATTTTACTctgtttaataaaaaaatttgaaaaatgtttattcaaaagaaacagagcaaTACTTGTCGAATCTCATTCgattttataattcttttaattattgaaatgagATTGAAATTTGTTGTGATTAAATCTACAGCAACGTGTGCTGAGGTCCAGAAGCCTTCTCAGGAATCGGAATCGGAATCGGAATTGGACggtgaatttgaaaatgaagaatatgcGCCAAACGACGCCGTTTTCCTCGCCCCCAAAATCAACTCCTTTGGCCATTCATTCAGGTCATTTTGTGATCTCctttctcaattttctttgtttattagttttatttatttatttttagatttgcAATGACTacaagtaaacaaaaaaagaaaatcattttttcatatattttatatataaatttatgaacttattagtattaaatttaaaaattaacaaaatattttaataaaagtaattttttgaaatttttttattttaatttgattgataagaaaaaatttatatccaattatctttttaataaaaatattatgttaaatttttttctatttgtgtGAATATATTTTGCAGGGATTATGACGCCGAAAGCGCAAGGCAAAAGACTGTTGAAGAACTCTACCGCTTGAACCACATCAACCAAACATATGATTTTGTAAGTTCAATTACATCtctacttaatttttttaatccgaaaaaaaaattaagttaaattaccaattagaaattagaaattgttaaattattgatattacTAAAAATCCTTTCAATAAGATCTTAAAGTGTATTGTTTGGCGTCTACTCtactcacaaaaaaaaaaaacgataacAGGATATTGTGTAAGATGTGAAATTAGGATTTTAAAGGTAAAAAAGTGAGATAAAGTCGTTTCAAACGAGTCTTAAACTATGTTGTTCGAGTAGGAGatggaattagggttttaaaaAGGATGGTTTTGGTGGAAAAACAGGTAAAGAGAATGAGAGAAGAGTACGGGAAGTTGGACAAAACAGAAATGAGCATATGGGAATGCTGTGAGCTGCTGAATGAAGTGGTGGATGAGAGCGATCCAGATTTGGATGAGCCTCAGATTCAGCACTTACTCCAATCTGCTGAAGCCATTCGAAAAGACTATCCCAACGAAGATTGGCTCCACTTGACTGCCCTTATCCACGGTCATATTTCCTtcctattttatatatatatatatatatatttatttatttctataaaaagaaaaaataataaaataataaaataataatactgTTGGGGTCTCAGATCTTGGAAAGGTTCTCCTTCTTCCTATCTTTGGAGGGCTTCCTCAATGGGCTGTTGTTggtatgttctttttttctctatcctacttttgaatatcaattaattaattattaattaatcaattaatcaattaatcaaatatttggTAGGTGATACATATCCTCTTGGCTGTGCCTTTGATAAGTCAATTGTTCATCACAAGGTAACAAAACTGTtacccttttcattttatttttaattttaagtattaaaaataaaaacaaaataattatcggtaaaattttaatatttctttattatggGATGTATATTATGCAGTACTTCAAAGACAATATAGACCAGGATAATCCAGCTTACAACACAAAATATGGAATCTATTCTCATGGATGTGGACTCGACAATGTAGTGATCTCTTGGGGGCACGACGATTATATGTACATGGTATAATTACtttataacatattaaattaaccctttttagaatatagtttttatttaacctTAATTCAATAATACGCAGGTTGCTAAAGAAAATGGAACAACTCTACCTTCAGCCGGATTATTTATCATTAGATATCACTCATTTTATCgtaagtttatttaatttttggtatATAGTACGatgtaaattaattatataaataaatttgaggagtgattaataattatatatatttttttgtagcAATGCATCAGGAAGGAGCATATCGACACTTGATGAACAAGGAGGATCTTGAGAATTTGAAGTGGCTTTCAGTTttcaagtaattttaattttttatttatttataattttttacttttttaattaaaaaattatttaatatttaaaatcatttccaGCAATTACGACCTTTACAGCAAGAGCAAAGTTCTTGTTGACGTGGAAAAGGTCAAACCCTACTACCAATCCCTCATTCGAAAGGTTAGAACTCAACAccgatttatttatttatttattatttatattcatttattaaaaggGTAGTTTTTACTTCGTTTTTTTGCAGTACTTCCCCTCCAAGCTTAAATGGTGATGATCATGATCAAGACGAAGATGAAGATCAAGGATTCATGAAATGAAATCCATGGTGGGTTCATGAACCCAAGCTTGGTATCGGACGTGTAGGATAAGTATTGCTATCGTATTTATAGTTTGTAGTTTGTGAGcgaattatattattttgctGTGTGTGtaaaattttcatctaaaCTTTATTGCCTTGTGTAATAAGATTAATATAATGCAAATATGTTTGAGTGAGAGTTTATGTCACAAACACATTCATATGAACTCTAGTTCCTTCATCCTACATGTCAGGAGTTGAAAagaattgtatttatttgtttatgtcGAGCGGAATAGATATCAACAAAAAGGTAAGTAAAGGTGTACGTAGCCTATTTACCAGTGTTATTGTCGGTCGACTTCAAGTATTTGGTAAACTGCTCTATCAATAGAAAAGGCGGAAGCAGCTGGTATATAAATTACTTGCTTCGATCTTCAATAGTGGTCAGTACCAATTCAgtcatgtttttatttattttattttcttttttatttttctcagttaataaaataaaaaatttataagtgaTAGGAGTGTAAAtgcatttaattaattaatggcaacttttctattaattttaaatgcatAAATTAGCATTTCTTTTGCAGGCCGAGCAATGGCCCATTGGGCTATTTTTAAACGAGCGTTTCACTATTAAGCCCACAAACATTGGGGGTTAGGGCTATAAATATGAACACGTGTGATACACGCGCTCTGCTTTTTCCCGGTGTTCTTCACTTTTTTCGGTCATTGCTCTATCATGTCTCTCATTTCACTTCAAAATTTATCGCGCAACTCCCTCAACTCTCTCGAATTTCGATTTCCACCCCGTTATACTTTCAACTTCCCACTCAATGCCCACTCCTTTTAGTCACATTTTTCACACAATTTTCTCTAATTAAAGTAGAGCCAACGCTACTGGTCGAGCTAAGCTAGCCGGGCTTGAAGGGAAACGACGCCTATCGATTACATGTCTTGAATTTTTTGCATGTAGGTAGAGGTagaaatagttaaaattacttttatcaTGTTCAAAGTCACTCTTAAGCTTGTCTGAAGATGGGAGCCTGATTTGTCACCTCTCGGGTGGGATAGACATTGTTGTTGGTTTGATTTGTTTCAGATAAAAAAAGCAAGATTCCTGTAAATGACCTCTTGACCCTCGTTGAACGGGGGCATTGAAAGTTATGGCAGGGTAGTACATTCATTTGTCTTATTATATGAACCAATTTCGTATCGtaacttttcattgataatTACAATATAAATAAGTTATTTGAAATGTCGATGTCAATGGAATTGCTGATTTCTTAATGTTGTCATAACGTTGAtagaaattttgagaaaaaaaattagataatgaTGTTTATGATGTGATTCTCGTGATAagaaccattttttattttttttcggGTTCGGAAAGTCAAAGATGGGAGAGATCAagtaatgaaatataattatcttAAGATATATGACTTAAAAAGataatcttttatatttattgaacttggttgtaattaataaattgtaatttaattatagcAAAATTAGATTATAATTATGGTGGCATGGTtggaatttttggaaaaataaattacaaatttatgaattgATGGTCATTTATATTGATAATTATCACTTTAATTATAACTTAATTatgttataattaataatttttagtaGTCATTAAAAAGCTTGGGcaataattgtattttcatataattaaaaataatatcaacaaTAATATACAAGAAAATTACGAtagatttagaattttataaatttattagccaaaaataaaaaaacgagGTTGGCGGGAAAAGGGGTGAGAATTCCGACGACTCGTCGGAATTCTCACAACCTCACCCTACACGTTTCCCTCAACGCCAAGAATACGCCAATGACCTTCAGTCGAGCCTCACAGAATCCACATGCAAAGAAAACTAACATGATACAGAGTAAAAatggaaggagaagaagaaaagactgTTGAGTTACTTCATGACGAGACGCCGACAATCACCCTTGTCGAGACTCATTGTCCCGTATAGTGTAGATAATACCGTAAAATAGGGGACTAACCAGGCGGGGAACACCATGATGCACACGAGTGATTATTGCCGAACGGTGTTGTAATTTTGTGTCCAGGTTCAAACCTTGGTAGGTACAGatggaaattattaaattatatttaatgttttgtattaaaaaataagataaattttaatggtcACAAATTAGTTGGAGCCTTTCCATTTTTGTCGTGTAAGagtaataaacaaataaaagttgGCTGCCAAAGAAGCTGACGAGTCGGGCAGAAAAGAACTGTCGTCCAATTATCATTTAACACGTGGACGCCAAATTATTGAAAACGACTCAATAGagaaatatc is part of the Cucurbita pepo subsp. pepo cultivar mu-cu-16 unplaced genomic scaffold, ASM280686v2 Cp4.1_scaffold000455, whole genome shotgun sequence genome and harbors:
- the LOC111785339 gene encoding inositol oxygenase 4-like isoform X1 translates to MAMLGLPPMRLNPLLPSSVENSEGFQFSGEESSPPLNEGEVSQFQTHHRKKEKSQRSVDSTFLHFPSLSRHFPSTFRSAILNAQRQYATCAEVQKPSQESESESELDGEFENEEYAPNDAVFLAPKINSFGHSFRDYDAESARQKTVEELYRLNHINQTYDFVKRMREEYGKLDKTEMSIWECCELLNEVVDESDPDLDEPQIQHLLQSAEAIRKDYPNEDWLHLTALIHDLGKVLLLPIFGGLPQWAVVGDTYPLGCAFDKSIVHHKYFKDNIDQDNPAYNTKYGIYSHGCGLDNVVISWGHDDYMYMVAKENGTTLPSAGLFIIRYHSFYPMHQEGAYRHLMNKEDLENLKWLSVFNNYDLYSKSKVLVDVEKVKPYYQSLIRKYFPSKLKW
- the LOC111785339 gene encoding inositol oxygenase 4-like isoform X2; the encoded protein is MAMLGLPPMRLNPLLPSSENSEGFQFSGEESSPPLNEGEVSQFQTHHRKKEKSQRSVDSTFLHFPSLSRHFPSTFRSAILNAQRQYATCAEVQKPSQESESESELDGEFENEEYAPNDAVFLAPKINSFGHSFRDYDAESARQKTVEELYRLNHINQTYDFVKRMREEYGKLDKTEMSIWECCELLNEVVDESDPDLDEPQIQHLLQSAEAIRKDYPNEDWLHLTALIHDLGKVLLLPIFGGLPQWAVVGDTYPLGCAFDKSIVHHKYFKDNIDQDNPAYNTKYGIYSHGCGLDNVVISWGHDDYMYMVAKENGTTLPSAGLFIIRYHSFYPMHQEGAYRHLMNKEDLENLKWLSVFNNYDLYSKSKVLVDVEKVKPYYQSLIRKYFPSKLKW